A single window of Bacteroidota bacterium DNA harbors:
- a CDS encoding rhomboid family intramembrane serine protease, giving the protein MAFGASPKFEKEFQLEELSQQEFLVIAIEAAKELSWNIGTIHEHGFIAYSGFSMRSYGEEIKIDIQDKEVKLKSECTSSQLFDYGKNKGNVEDLILTCKRIKGNFTKEEFAAKFEELKKSFLNEEEKLLSEGALNVKSQKGSFFSLFVPSEGYYVTPILVNLNILIFILMVITGTNVFLPENEDLLAWGANFRPMTLDNQWWRLLTCCFLHIGVFHLLMNMYALIYIGLLLEPILGTTRFLAAYLVTGIAASLTSLGWHDYTISAGASGAIFGMYGVFLAMLTTNLIEKSARQSLLSSIVLFVGYNLVNGLKGGVDNAAHIGGLLSGMVVGYIYYPALKDAEAQVSKKTSIILISATVLLATVFMCSSISNDVAIFDQKMEEFSKLETEALIIYNLPDTTSDDYYLKKIQNPGISNWKRCVEITEEVKRLDLPENIMERNKLLKYYCRLRIESYRRFAEYIKDTTRIENKTEFEIINQKIEKTIEDIKRISE; this is encoded by the coding sequence ATGGCATTTGGTGCTTCTCCTAAATTTGAAAAAGAGTTTCAGCTGGAAGAATTATCACAGCAAGAATTTTTAGTAATAGCCATTGAAGCTGCAAAAGAATTAAGCTGGAACATTGGCACTATTCACGAACATGGCTTTATTGCCTACTCCGGCTTTAGCATGCGCTCTTACGGTGAAGAAATTAAAATTGACATACAAGACAAAGAAGTCAAATTAAAAAGCGAGTGTACCAGCAGTCAGTTATTTGATTACGGCAAAAACAAAGGCAACGTTGAAGATTTAATTTTAACCTGCAAACGCATTAAAGGAAATTTTACTAAAGAAGAATTTGCTGCTAAGTTTGAAGAATTAAAAAAATCATTTCTCAACGAAGAAGAAAAACTATTGAGTGAAGGAGCGTTAAATGTAAAATCTCAAAAAGGCAGTTTCTTTTCTCTCTTTGTGCCAAGTGAAGGTTACTATGTAACACCTATTCTTGTTAATCTAAATATTCTCATTTTTATTTTAATGGTGATAACAGGTACAAATGTTTTTTTACCTGAAAATGAAGACTTATTGGCGTGGGGAGCGAATTTCCGTCCGATGACTTTAGATAATCAATGGTGGCGTTTGCTCACTTGTTGTTTTCTGCATATCGGAGTTTTCCATTTACTCATGAATATGTATGCACTTATTTACATAGGTCTTTTATTGGAACCCATTTTAGGAACTACGCGTTTTTTGGCTGCCTATCTCGTAACAGGTATTGCTGCCAGTTTAACCAGTTTAGGCTGGCATGATTATACAATTAGTGCAGGGGCATCAGGTGCCATTTTTGGTATGTATGGTGTTTTTCTCGCCATGCTCACAACGAATTTAATAGAAAAATCAGCCAGGCAATCCCTTCTCTCCAGTATCGTTCTTTTTGTGGGTTATAATTTAGTGAACGGACTTAAAGGCGGAGTGGATAATGCCGCACACATAGGTGGACTGTTAAGCGGAATGGTGGTTGGCTATATTTATTATCCGGCGTTAAAAGATGCGGAAGCCCAAGTTTCAAAAAAAACCTCTATCATTTTAATAAGCGCAACAGTTTTACTTGCCACCGTTTTCATGTGCAGTTCCATTTCAAATGATGTAGCGATTTTTGATCAGAAAATGGAAGAATTTTCTAAGCTGGAAACGGAAGCGCTAATAATTTATAATCTTCCGGATACAACTTCAGACGACTACTATTTGAAAAAAATACAAAATCCGGGAATCAGCAATTGGAAAAGATGTGTAGAGATTACCGAAGAAGTAAAACGATTAGACTTGCCGGAAAACATTATGGAAAGAAATAAGTTATTGAAATATTACTGCCGTTTAAGAATTGAATCTTATCGCCGATTTGCTGAATACATCAAAGATACAACCCGCATCGAAAACAAAACAGAATTTGAAATCATCAATCAAAAGATTGAAAAAACGATTGAAGACATTAAAAGAATAAGCGAGTAA
- a CDS encoding toll/interleukin-1 receptor domain-containing protein: protein MKHYNIFIEDIYGIESFLIGLNEGQLNRALKAYRNGEDSVIIMGKTIDLNENKNFVIYSISNPDLVGKTQEQIIETINRENKFFEGGRLSEQFLRRYGANITDDFTNGSSYGEFSPKFKPTNSEVSSNKKMDGKIFISHSSKDSEIVIKFCDLILGLGLNINTSEEIFNTSMSGSKPKTGEDFRNRILEELVNSKVVLQFISKEYKASGVCMNEMGAAWVISKNVKPLIIDSEDYDIGFIHSTNQQAQLHNESDILKLIDELKSDNIIKDFKSEVLSKKVNEFVNWLKSYNKRDYITEKYPNKKESFQKTGDTIAHNINKEINPFYKLNKRASTYYLRDSKYCLIPDMMTLLFLGYRDFNTVNYISIAESEFNIKTGQPIVSVTRGAILKDEQSNEFWLSYENKRHLIDEETNKALNKENPAIKNIKVNRNQLLQIVEGDFFSIK from the coding sequence ATGAAACACTACAATATATTTATTGAAGATATTTATGGTATTGAGTCCTTTTTGATTGGTTTAAATGAAGGACAGTTAAACCGTGCTTTAAAAGCATATAGGAATGGTGAAGACTCAGTAATAATTATGGGTAAAACAATTGATCTTAATGAAAATAAGAATTTTGTTATCTACTCTATATCTAACCCCGATTTAGTAGGAAAAACTCAAGAACAAATAATTGAAACAATCAATAGAGAAAATAAATTTTTTGAAGGGGGAAGACTTTCAGAGCAGTTTTTAAGGAGATATGGCGCAAATATTACAGATGATTTTACCAATGGAAGTAGCTATGGAGAATTTTCTCCTAAATTCAAACCGACAAACAGTGAAGTTTCCTCTAATAAAAAAATGGATGGTAAAATTTTCATTAGTCATTCGTCGAAAGATAGTGAAATAGTAATAAAATTTTGTGATTTGATTTTAGGATTAGGTCTCAATATTAATACATCAGAAGAAATATTTAACACTTCAATGAGTGGTTCTAAACCGAAAACTGGTGAAGATTTCAGAAATCGAATATTAGAAGAACTAGTTAATTCAAAAGTGGTATTACAATTCATTTCAAAAGAGTATAAAGCTAGTGGAGTTTGTATGAATGAAATGGGGGCAGCTTGGGTTATATCGAAAAATGTTAAGCCTTTAATAATTGACAGCGAGGATTATGATATTGGCTTTATACATAGTACAAATCAACAAGCCCAATTACATAATGAAAGTGATATTTTAAAACTTATTGATGAACTAAAATCAGATAATATTATTAAGGATTTTAAATCTGAGGTTCTAAGTAAAAAAGTAAACGAGTTTGTTAATTGGTTGAAATCGTATAATAAGCGTGATTATATCACAGAAAAATATCCAAATAAAAAAGAATCATTTCAGAAAACAGGTGATACTATCGCTCATAATATAAATAAAGAAATAAATCCTTTCTATAAGTTAAATAAACGTGCGTCAACGTACTACCTTAGAGATTCAAAATACTGCCTAATACCAGATATGATGACGTTACTGTTTTTAGGTTATAGAGATTTTAATACAGTGAATTATATTTCAATTGCAGAGAGTGAATTTAATATAAAAACTGGCCAACCAATAGTGTCGGTAACACGTGGCGCAATTTTAAAAGATGAGCAGTCTAACGAGTTTTGGTTAAGTTACGAAAACAAAAGGCATCTAATTGATGAGGAAACAAATAAAGCCTTAAATAAAGAAAATCCAGCCATTAAAAACATTAAAGTCAACCGTAATCAATTATTACAAATTGTTGAAGGCGATTTTTTCTCAATAAAATAA
- a CDS encoding ribonucleoside-diphosphate reductase subunit alpha, whose translation MFVIKRDGTRESVKFDKITARIQKLSYSLDPTHVDPIQVAKKVIDGVYDGVTTSELDNLAAETAASLTVRHPDYASLASRIAVSNLHKNTIKSFSKTVEALYNYIDPKTNLRAQLIADDVYEIVQKNALLLDSSIIYDRDFGYDYFGFKTLERSYLLKMHGMVAERPQHMLMRVAVGIHKEDVEAAIQTYNLMSERWFTHATPTLFNAGTPKPQMSSCFLLQVKEDSIDGIYDTLKNCAKISQSAGGIGISIHNVRATGSYIKGTNGTSNGIIPMLKVYNETARYVDQGGGKRKGSIAVYLEPWHADIYEFLDIRKNHGKEEMRARDLFTALWIPDLFMKRVEAEGDWSLMCPNECPGLSDCHSEEFEKLYTKYESEGKFRKQIKARELWAAIIDAQIETGNPYMLFKDAANSKSNQKNLGTIKSSNLCTEIIEYTSADEVAVCNLASIALPRFVDEKTGTFDHQKLFDITYVATKNLNKIIDRNYYPIPEARKSNMRHRPIGLGVQGLADAFILMRYPFESEEAKKLNAEIFETIYYAALTASKDLAKIDGPYETFAGSPISQGIFQQDMWNVTPSSRWEWDVLREEIKKFGVRNSLMLAPMPTASTSQILGNNECFEPYTSNIYTRRVLSGEFVVVNKHLLRDLVKLGIWNDNLKNKIIAANGSVQNIDEIPANIKEIYKTVWEIKQRTIIDMAADRGAYIDQSQSLNLFIQDANFAKMSSAHFYAWKKGLKTGMYYLRTKAAADAIKFTVDQGALANPAVQVLGNEDQLLVERGQTHVLSYEEQQAQLACSLDNPDACEACGS comes from the coding sequence ATGTTCGTAATTAAAAGAGATGGCACTCGTGAATCAGTGAAGTTCGACAAGATCACTGCACGTATTCAAAAATTAAGCTACAGCTTAGATCCTACCCACGTAGATCCTATTCAGGTTGCTAAAAAAGTAATCGATGGTGTTTATGATGGCGTTACCACCAGTGAATTAGATAACCTTGCCGCTGAAACCGCTGCATCGTTAACGGTTCGTCACCCCGATTATGCTTCTTTAGCATCTCGTATCGCGGTAAGTAACTTACACAAAAACACCATTAAGTCATTCTCGAAAACAGTTGAAGCCCTTTACAACTACATCGACCCTAAAACAAATTTACGCGCGCAATTAATTGCCGACGATGTGTATGAAATCGTTCAGAAGAACGCTTTATTATTAGACTCGTCGATTATTTACGATCGCGATTTTGGTTATGATTATTTTGGTTTTAAAACGCTTGAACGCTCTTATTTATTAAAAATGCATGGCATGGTTGCTGAACGCCCACAGCACATGTTAATGCGTGTTGCCGTTGGTATTCACAAAGAAGATGTGGAAGCTGCCATCCAAACTTACAACTTAATGAGCGAACGTTGGTTTACACATGCAACACCAACTTTATTTAACGCCGGAACTCCAAAACCTCAAATGAGCTCTTGCTTCTTATTACAAGTAAAAGAAGACAGCATCGATGGTATTTACGATACATTAAAAAATTGCGCTAAGATTTCTCAAAGCGCAGGCGGAATCGGTATCAGCATTCACAATGTGCGTGCTACAGGTTCTTATATTAAAGGAACAAATGGTACTTCAAACGGTATCATCCCAATGTTAAAAGTTTACAACGAAACTGCACGTTACGTTGATCAAGGTGGTGGAAAGCGTAAAGGCTCTATCGCCGTTTACTTAGAGCCATGGCACGCGGATATTTACGAATTCCTTGACATTCGTAAAAACCACGGTAAAGAAGAAATGCGCGCGCGCGATTTATTTACCGCACTATGGATTCCGGATTTATTCATGAAGCGTGTAGAAGCTGAAGGTGATTGGAGCTTAATGTGTCCGAATGAGTGTCCGGGCTTAAGCGATTGCCACAGCGAAGAATTTGAAAAATTATATACTAAATACGAAAGCGAAGGAAAATTCCGCAAACAAATTAAAGCACGCGAATTATGGGCAGCCATCATCGACGCGCAAATTGAAACCGGAAATCCTTACATGTTATTTAAAGACGCTGCTAACTCAAAATCTAACCAAAAGAATTTGGGTACCATTAAATCATCTAACTTATGTACTGAGATTATTGAGTACACCAGCGCTGATGAAGTAGCGGTATGTAACTTAGCATCGATTGCTTTACCTCGTTTCGTAGATGAGAAAACAGGCACTTTCGATCACCAAAAATTATTTGACATTACTTACGTTGCAACGAAAAACTTAAACAAGATTATCGATCGCAACTACTACCCGATTCCGGAAGCGCGCAAATCAAACATGCGTCACCGTCCGATTGGATTAGGCGTACAAGGTTTAGCTGATGCATTTATTTTAATGCGTTATCCGTTTGAAAGCGAAGAAGCAAAAAAATTAAACGCTGAAATTTTCGAAACAATTTATTACGCGGCCTTAACAGCAAGTAAAGATTTAGCGAAGATTGACGGACCATACGAAACATTTGCAGGTTCTCCAATCTCTCAAGGTATCTTCCAGCAGGATATGTGGAATGTAACACCAAGCTCTCGTTGGGAGTGGGATGTGTTACGTGAAGAGATTAAAAAGTTTGGTGTACGCAACTCATTAATGTTAGCACCAATGCCAACGGCAAGTACATCTCAGATTTTAGGTAACAACGAATGTTTTGAGCCATACACCAGCAATATTTACACACGCCGTGTATTAAGCGGAGAGTTCGTAGTAGTAAACAAACATTTATTACGCGACTTAGTGAAATTGGGTATTTGGAATGATAATTTGAAAAACAAAATCATTGCAGCCAACGGTTCGGTACAAAACATCGATGAAATTCCTGCAAACATTAAGGAGATTTACAAAACCGTTTGGGAAATTAAACAACGTACCATTATTGATATGGCAGCAGACCGCGGTGCTTATATCGATCAATCACAATCTTTAAACTTATTCATCCAGGATGCGAACTTCGCGAAAATGAGTTCAGCTCACTTCTATGCATGGAAGAAAGGTTTAAAAACAGGTATGTATTACTTACGTACAAAAGCAGCTGCTGACGCTATTAAGTTTACAGTTGACCAAGGTGCATTAGCAAATCCTGCAGTGCAAGTATTAGGCAACGAAGACCAATTATTAGTAGAGCGCGGACAAACACATGTATTGAGTTATGAAGAGCAACAAGCGCAATTAGCTTGCAGCTTAGATAACCCGGATGCATGCGAAGCTTGCGGATCTTAA
- a CDS encoding ribonucleotide-diphosphate reductase subunit beta — MNEPLLAENKDRFVLFPIKHKDIWEMYKKAEASFWTAEEIDLASDITDWNNKLNDNERHFIKHVLAFFAASDGIVNENLAVNFLNEVQSPEARCFYGFQVMMENIHSETYSLLIDTYIKDPAEKDKLFHAIDTVPCVGKKAEWALRWINNGNFAERLIAFAAVEGIFFSGSFCSIFWLKKRGLMPGLSFSNELISRDEGLHCDFACLLYTQYIKNKMPIEQITKIITDAVAIEKEFISDAIPVKLIGMNSDLMCQYIEFVADRLLVALGCPKFYNAANPFDFMEMISLQGKTNFFEKRVAEYQKAGVMGKKEDNNVFKLDEDF; from the coding sequence ATGAACGAACCCTTATTAGCCGAGAACAAAGACCGCTTTGTGTTATTCCCTATCAAACACAAAGACATTTGGGAAATGTATAAAAAAGCTGAAGCCAGTTTCTGGACAGCGGAAGAGATTGATTTAGCTTCTGACATCACAGACTGGAATAATAAATTGAACGATAACGAACGTCATTTTATTAAACACGTATTAGCTTTCTTTGCGGCTAGCGACGGAATTGTAAACGAAAACTTAGCGGTAAACTTCTTAAACGAAGTACAATCACCGGAAGCTCGTTGCTTTTATGGTTTTCAGGTCATGATGGAAAACATCCACTCTGAAACTTATTCGTTATTAATCGATACTTATATTAAAGATCCTGCAGAAAAAGATAAATTATTCCACGCGATTGACACTGTTCCTTGCGTAGGTAAAAAAGCCGAGTGGGCTTTACGTTGGATTAACAACGGAAACTTCGCTGAGCGTTTAATTGCTTTTGCTGCTGTTGAAGGAATTTTCTTCTCCGGTTCATTCTGCTCTATTTTCTGGTTAAAGAAGCGTGGCTTAATGCCGGGCTTAAGCTTTAGCAACGAGCTTATCAGCCGCGACGAAGGTTTACATTGCGATTTCGCTTGTTTATTATATACACAGTATATCAAAAACAAAATGCCAATCGAGCAAATTACCAAAATCATCACCGATGCCGTAGCCATCGAAAAAGAATTCATTTCTGATGCTATTCCGGTGAAGTTAATTGGAATGAACTCTGATTTAATGTGCCAGTATATTGAATTTGTGGCCGACCGCTTATTAGTAGCATTAGGTTGCCCTAAGTTCTATAACGCTGCTAACCCTTTCGATTTCATGGAAATGATTTCATTACAGGGCAAAACCAACTTCTTCGAAAAACGTGTAGCCGAATATCAAAAGGCCGGCGTTATGGGCAAGAAGGAGGATAACAACGTATTTAAGCTGGACGAAGATTTCTAA
- a CDS encoding DUF4349 domain-containing protein — protein MNNFSKVLIAATVIFIYACGANKESSPLSEATLAKDQMEFNAPAPPPPPGEEQKGGEAGSVAEKVPAAVFERKLIKTGDVSFKTKSLSETKKQITEALKAAGGYIAKENAYDYSENPSENLTVRVPAKNFDGFLNKILEGVDELDSKNIDIQDVSEEFVDMEARLKNKKQLEAKYQELLGKANNMDDILRIEKEISYIREDIESTEGRLKYLSNQVSYSTLTIHYYEKRSSGFNFGGKFGDALKNGGTGFLWFLIIMVQLWPLWLVGGLVWWFIVWLIRRRKKNRI, from the coding sequence ATGAATAATTTCAGTAAAGTTCTTATCGCTGCCACGGTAATTTTTATTTACGCTTGCGGAGCCAATAAGGAAAGTAGTCCGCTTAGTGAAGCTACTTTAGCTAAAGATCAAATGGAATTCAATGCGCCGGCTCCGCCACCACCTCCGGGTGAGGAGCAAAAAGGCGGAGAAGCAGGTTCGGTGGCAGAAAAAGTGCCGGCTGCGGTTTTTGAACGTAAGCTTATTAAGACCGGCGATGTTTCTTTTAAAACCAAAAGCCTAAGCGAAACAAAAAAACAAATTACAGAAGCGTTAAAAGCTGCAGGTGGTTACATCGCTAAGGAAAATGCTTACGATTACAGCGAAAATCCTTCCGAGAATTTAACGGTGCGTGTCCCGGCAAAAAATTTCGATGGATTTTTGAATAAAATTTTAGAAGGTGTGGATGAGTTGGATTCAAAGAATATCGACATACAAGATGTGAGCGAAGAGTTTGTGGATATGGAAGCGCGTTTAAAAAACAAAAAGCAATTGGAAGCGAAGTATCAGGAATTATTAGGCAAGGCCAATAACATGGATGATATTTTGAGAATAGAGAAGGAGATTAGTTACATACGCGAAGATATTGAGTCGACCGAAGGACGATTAAAATACTTGAGCAATCAAGTGAGTTATAGTACACTTACTATTCATTATTACGAGAAGCGCAGCAGCGGATTTAATTTCGGCGGCAAATTCGGCGATGCTTTAAAAAATGGCGGCACCGGATTTTTGTGGTTCTTAATAATTATGGTGCAATTGTGGCCTTTATGGTTAGTTGGCGGATTGGTGTGGTGGTTTATTGTTTGGTTGATTAGAAGAAGAAAGAAGAACAGGATTTAG
- a CDS encoding DUF3109 family protein, whose amino-acid sequence MIAIGKTLISDDLLDKKFVCDLNACKGECCVAGDSGAPLDKEELPLLEEVFPKVKPYMTKKGIKAVEKNGPWVKDSDGDYTTTLVSEGAECAFVFFDENKIAKCAIEAAYNDKKVKWRKPISCYLYPVRIDKHKTYDAVNYHRWNICKPACECGAKLNVPVFMFLKEPLTVKYGKEWFNELLKVYKLRKAEAK is encoded by the coding sequence ATGATAGCTATTGGAAAAACTTTAATATCCGACGATTTACTCGATAAAAAATTTGTGTGCGACCTCAACGCTTGTAAAGGTGAATGCTGCGTGGCAGGAGATAGCGGGGCGCCTTTGGATAAAGAGGAATTGCCGTTATTAGAAGAAGTATTTCCAAAAGTAAAACCTTACATGACTAAAAAAGGCATTAAGGCTGTAGAGAAGAATGGTCCGTGGGTAAAAGACAGCGATGGTGATTACACCACCACTTTAGTAAGCGAAGGTGCCGAATGTGCATTTGTGTTTTTTGATGAAAACAAAATTGCCAAATGCGCCATTGAAGCAGCTTACAACGACAAAAAAGTAAAGTGGCGCAAACCCATCTCTTGCTATTTATATCCGGTGCGTATTGATAAACACAAAACCTATGATGCCGTTAATTATCATCGCTGGAACATTTGTAAACCCGCTTGCGAATGCGGCGCCAAATTAAATGTACCGGTGTTTATGTTTTTAAAAGAACCCTTAACTGTAAAATACGGCAAAGAGTGGTTTAATGAATTACTGAAAGTTTACAAACTCAGAAAAGCAGAAGCAAAATAG